The Parvibaculaceae bacterium PLY_AMNH_Bact1 genome window below encodes:
- a CDS encoding hypothetical protein (Derived by automated computational analysis using gene prediction method: GeneMarkS-2+.) translates to MFRRTFIAALTALTFVSFAAVPAKADVASDIAAAIVANPNGGAALEAALAAILTGAAAGDELAAAQAAIAAAASASPAVQAAIGSALAVQSNALAATNPTAAASVTAAVASSSTPALQASFTSGTTGGGDTGSGGGTGGDGGEDAGGDLGNTVTGNGGTNTGSTNDASSPG, encoded by the coding sequence ATGTTCAGACGTACATTCATTGCTGCATTAACAGCTCTAACTTTTGTTTCATTTGCGGCTGTGCCTGCGAAAGCGGATGTGGCAAGTGACATCGCGGCGGCAATCGTGGCTAATCCGAATGGTGGCGCAGCACTTGAAGCAGCTTTGGCGGCAATTTTGACCGGTGCGGCTGCAGGTGATGAGCTTGCCGCGGCGCAAGCGGCGATCGCAGCGGCGGCATCGGCAAGTCCTGCTGTACAGGCGGCGATCGGCTCGGCCCTCGCGGTTCAGTCAAATGCGCTGGCGGCAACCAACCCAACGGCTGCTGCCTCTGTGACCGCAGCCGTGGCAAGTTCCTCGACACCAGCACTTCAGGCGAGCTTTACATCTGGCACGACAGGCGGTGGAGATACCGGATCTGGCGGCGGCACAGGTGGTGACGGCGGAGAAGATGCTGGTGGCGATCTCGGAAATACCGTGACTGGCAATGGTGGCACGAATACAGGCAGCACAAACGATGCATCGAGCCCAGGCTGA
- a CDS encoding transglutaminase-like cysteine peptidase (Derived by automated computational analysis using gene prediction method: Protein Homology.) — MGKNTWIALFAVVSTLGACAQNDIRPTVRISPPIAPESTAMAEATVTMPPSGYLDYCMRNPAECPSSARDATHPEPMTPLRWAELDRVNTMVNASVRYVTDASLYSRQEYWTYPNGRGDCEDYVLAKRKMLLDRGWRAETLLIGVALDLEGLRHAVLIAATDKGDFVLDNQLEQVVAWQETGYTWEKRQTAANPNIWVALTGDAAAPEPFEAPATQPILVANAHGAESKPEVGTAAPAHTIRQDAEHAESTPALFASTTDAILTIPTPKPRPLLTARPVSADTFSLSYTTETPVIDTAERGGAINGAS, encoded by the coding sequence ATGGGAAAGAATACTTGGATAGCTCTTTTTGCAGTGGTCAGCACGCTCGGCGCCTGCGCGCAAAACGACATCAGACCCACGGTAAGAATTAGCCCCCCCATCGCCCCAGAAAGCACAGCGATGGCAGAGGCAACAGTGACAATGCCACCGTCTGGATATCTCGACTATTGTATGCGCAATCCAGCGGAGTGCCCTTCAAGTGCTCGCGATGCGACGCATCCGGAGCCAATGACGCCTTTGCGCTGGGCAGAGCTCGATCGAGTCAACACCATGGTCAATGCATCTGTGCGTTATGTGACAGACGCCAGCCTGTATAGCAGACAAGAATATTGGACCTACCCCAACGGTCGCGGGGATTGCGAGGACTATGTCCTGGCAAAACGCAAAATGCTGCTCGATCGTGGGTGGCGCGCAGAAACGCTCCTCATCGGGGTTGCCCTTGACCTGGAGGGGCTGAGGCATGCGGTACTCATCGCCGCGACTGACAAAGGCGACTTCGTTCTCGATAATCAACTCGAGCAGGTCGTGGCTTGGCAGGAGACCGGATACACTTGGGAAAAACGCCAGACTGCCGCCAACCCCAACATTTGGGTCGCGTTGACGGGTGACGCGGCTGCCCCTGAACCATTCGAGGCGCCTGCTACGCAACCCATTCTGGTTGCAAACGCACATGGAGCGGAATCCAAGCCCGAGGTCGGCACCGCAGCTCCAGCACATACAATAAGGCAAGACGCAGAACACGCTGAAAGCACGCCAGCGCTGTTTGCCAGCACTACAGATGCAATATTGACAATACCAACCCCGAAGCCACGTCCCTTGCTCACGGCACGCCCTGTCAGCGCTGACACATTTTCTCTTTCTTACACGACCGAAACACCAGTGATTGACACTGCAGAACGCGGCGGTGCCATCAATGGTGCCTCGTGA
- a CDS encoding PAS domain-containing protein (Derived by automated computational analysis using gene prediction method: Protein Homology.), whose protein sequence is MAKALQLKPLNLFVDPAIDLVDRRLKDLLAYWQDKCAERDMPARIDISPGDLVTHLPRLALMNVVTEENEGPQFSVRLSGTGIDDLLGSDHRGALLDDLLPAGSAKLVSAALSALVEHKRPMRFFAQARLPGNPAASVEGLALPLGVEGGPVNMILIETVSIRQSDMEHFPDLEYQAFAEVAS, encoded by the coding sequence TTGGCGAAGGCATTGCAGTTAAAACCCCTAAACCTGTTTGTTGATCCTGCCATCGACCTGGTTGATCGGCGATTGAAGGACCTCCTGGCATATTGGCAAGACAAGTGCGCAGAGCGAGACATGCCTGCCCGCATTGATATCTCGCCGGGAGATCTGGTAACCCATCTGCCGCGCTTGGCGCTCATGAACGTGGTCACTGAGGAGAATGAAGGTCCGCAATTCAGTGTGCGTCTCTCCGGGACCGGGATTGATGATCTTTTGGGCTCTGATCATCGCGGCGCTCTGCTTGATGACTTGCTTCCAGCAGGCTCTGCGAAGCTTGTATCTGCAGCTCTGAGCGCCTTGGTCGAACACAAGCGTCCCATGCGCTTTTTTGCGCAGGCGCGATTGCCGGGAAATCCCGCTGCGAGCGTAGAAGGCTTGGCACTCCCCTTGGGTGTCGAGGGTGGGCCAGTCAATATGATCCTGATTGAGACCGTGTCTATCCGGCAGTCAGATATGGAACATTTTCCGGACCTGGAATATCAGGCCTTCGCAGAAGTTGCTTCCTAG
- a CDS encoding polysaccharide export protein (Derived by automated computational analysis using gene prediction method: Protein Homology.) — protein MRKPGALIAVFAVAMGLAACASQGPVPMAPADVQPSGQNFAEAYRLGAGDELRVIVFGEPDLSGEFEIDGSGAFSMPLIGQLDAFQLTVVELEKAIAAKLTEGYLVDPRVNVEVLNYRPFYIVGEVKDGGEFPYISGMHAVRAVAIAGGYTYRANTQKVMITRKGTADEIEMPASQGTAIYPGDVIRIPERYF, from the coding sequence ATGAGGAAGCCTGGTGCGCTCATCGCCGTGTTTGCCGTGGCAATGGGCCTGGCAGCTTGTGCGAGCCAGGGGCCCGTGCCTATGGCGCCTGCAGATGTTCAGCCATCGGGTCAAAATTTTGCGGAAGCCTACCGCCTGGGCGCTGGAGATGAGCTCAGGGTAATTGTTTTTGGTGAGCCGGACCTCTCTGGGGAGTTTGAAATTGACGGGTCTGGGGCATTTTCTATGCCCCTGATTGGGCAATTGGATGCATTCCAGCTCACCGTGGTGGAGCTGGAAAAGGCAATCGCAGCGAAGCTGACGGAGGGATACCTGGTTGACCCTCGCGTCAACGTTGAGGTTCTTAACTACCGACCCTTCTACATTGTCGGCGAGGTCAAAGACGGCGGAGAATTCCCCTATATCAGTGGTATGCATGCGGTAAGGGCTGTGGCGATCGCCGGGGGATACACCTACCGGGCTAATACGCAAAAGGTAATGATCACCCGCAAGGGGACCGCAGATGAGATTGAAATGCCTGCTTCTCAAGGGACAGCTATTTATCCAGGCGATGTAATCCGGATTCCGGAGCGTTATTTCTGA
- a CDS encoding hypothetical protein (Derived by automated computational analysis using gene prediction method: GeneMarkS-2+.) — MVSRFLVTFGALVWGLGVPFLEINDTHVFNPAWTPHALIHEVWQLMTNTGLAGLVLWLTWVKREVIQSAIIGLLITGGFLFAFLIRNTYGGSMKYIDGSEKTVVGLNIGVVGFSIVAAGLVIAILLEKRHSA; from the coding sequence ATGGTCAGTCGTTTTCTGGTGACATTCGGGGCTCTCGTATGGGGCCTGGGTGTTCCCTTTCTCGAAATAAACGATACGCATGTATTCAACCCAGCCTGGACACCTCACGCGCTCATTCATGAGGTCTGGCAACTGATGACGAATACAGGCCTAGCAGGTTTGGTGCTTTGGTTGACCTGGGTAAAGCGGGAAGTAATACAATCGGCAATAATAGGATTGTTGATTACAGGCGGTTTTCTGTTCGCATTTCTTATTAGAAATACTTACGGCGGCTCGATGAAATACATAGACGGATCAGAAAAGACGGTCGTCGGCCTTAATATCGGTGTGGTCGGTTTCTCGATTGTGGCAGCCGGTCTTGTGATCGCGATTTTGCTGGAGAAACGGCATTCCGCTTAA
- the gmd gene encoding GDP-mannose 4,6-dehydratase (Derived by automated computational analysis using gene prediction method: Protein Homology. GO_function: GO:0008446 - GDP-mannose 4,6-dehydratase activity [Evidence IEA]; GO_process: GO:0000271 - polysaccharide biosynthetic process [Evidence IEA]) produces the protein MALTVTQLKPSFQKKMKKVALITGVTGQDGSHLTELLLSKDYEVHGVKRRASSFNTERIDHLYQDPLEEETNFYLHYGDLTDTSNLIRLVQEVRPSEIYNLGAQSHVQVSFEVPEYTANSDALGTIRLLEAIRILKLEADTRFYQASTSELYGKVQEVPQTETTPFYPRSPYAAAKLYAYWITVNYREAYGMHASNGILFNHEGPRRGETFVTRKITRGVAAIHHGRQQKLHLGNLDAKRDWGHARDFVEGMWRILQQEEGGDYVLATGETHTVREFVELSFAEIGRQINWRGTGVEEEGFDPATGDVLVAINPRYFRPTEVDLLIGDPTKARQELGWKHSVAFADLVKEMMAHDLSDVAAERNRVSGND, from the coding sequence ATGGCGCTCACCGTCACCCAACTCAAACCGAGTTTTCAGAAGAAAATGAAAAAAGTTGCACTGATAACTGGTGTCACCGGCCAAGACGGATCGCATCTTACTGAGCTCTTACTATCAAAGGATTATGAGGTGCATGGCGTTAAACGTCGCGCCTCATCATTCAATACTGAACGCATTGATCATCTCTACCAAGACCCCTTGGAAGAAGAGACGAATTTCTATTTGCACTATGGTGACCTCACCGACACCTCAAACCTCATTCGGTTGGTGCAAGAAGTACGTCCGAGCGAAATCTACAATCTTGGTGCGCAAAGTCATGTGCAAGTTAGCTTTGAAGTGCCTGAATACACCGCGAATTCAGATGCTTTGGGAACCATCCGCCTGCTGGAAGCAATTCGCATACTGAAACTCGAAGCCGATACGCGCTTTTATCAAGCCTCCACTTCGGAGCTCTACGGAAAAGTACAGGAAGTCCCCCAGACAGAAACAACCCCCTTCTATCCGCGCTCACCTTATGCAGCCGCGAAGCTATATGCTTATTGGATTACCGTTAACTACCGCGAAGCCTATGGCATGCACGCGTCCAATGGAATCTTGTTCAACCACGAGGGTCCACGCCGTGGAGAGACTTTTGTTACCCGCAAAATCACGCGGGGTGTAGCCGCCATCCATCACGGACGACAACAAAAACTTCATCTAGGCAACCTTGACGCTAAACGTGATTGGGGTCATGCGCGTGATTTTGTTGAAGGTATGTGGCGGATCCTTCAACAAGAAGAAGGAGGAGACTATGTATTGGCAACCGGCGAGACCCATACCGTTCGGGAATTTGTGGAACTGTCCTTTGCTGAAATAGGACGCCAAATCAACTGGCGCGGAACTGGCGTAGAAGAAGAAGGTTTTGATCCTGCAACTGGCGACGTACTCGTCGCGATCAATCCACGCTACTTTCGGCCCACAGAAGTTGACTTGTTGATAGGCGATCCAACAAAAGCGCGGCAAGAGTTGGGTTGGAAGCATAGCGTCGCGTTTGCCGACCTTGTGAAGGAGATGATGGCACACGACCTTTCAGACGTCGCAGCAGAGCGAAACAGAGTTTCAGGGAACGATTGA
- a CDS encoding metallophosphoesterase family protein (Derived by automated computational analysis using gene prediction method: Protein Homology.): protein MNLVSKLKARFDRSARQAAIPDGVIAYAIGDIHGRADLLEDLLSQITSYAEGSAAERRVLIFLGDYVDRGWQSKEVLERLTSLKLDGFETVFLKGNHEEALLSFLADPQFLESWRQYGGLETLHAYGLKDLNFRADEDYLKQVHASFIEGFPPEHRRFLERLPSSYELGGYLFVHAGVRPGVPLDQQEERDLRWIRDEFLESRMNFGKRVVHGHCPEEEPQVRANRIGVDTGAYITGVLTAAVLQGTEVSFLHT from the coding sequence ATGAATCTTGTTTCAAAACTCAAAGCACGCTTTGACCGCTCTGCGAGACAGGCAGCGATACCAGATGGAGTGATAGCCTATGCCATCGGTGATATTCACGGCCGTGCTGACTTGCTTGAGGACCTGCTTTCTCAGATCACATCTTATGCCGAAGGCTCCGCTGCAGAGCGACGGGTGCTCATATTCCTCGGTGATTATGTCGACCGCGGCTGGCAATCCAAAGAGGTTCTGGAGAGACTTACCAGTCTCAAATTAGATGGCTTTGAGACGGTCTTCCTGAAGGGGAACCATGAAGAGGCCCTGCTCTCATTCTTGGCCGATCCGCAGTTCCTAGAGAGCTGGCGCCAATATGGCGGGTTAGAAACCCTTCACGCCTATGGGCTCAAGGACCTCAACTTCCGGGCAGACGAAGACTATCTCAAGCAAGTGCACGCTTCTTTCATTGAGGGCTTCCCCCCAGAGCACCGACGGTTTCTGGAACGATTGCCTAGCAGCTATGAGTTAGGGGGGTATCTATTCGTCCATGCCGGTGTTCGCCCTGGCGTCCCCCTTGATCAGCAGGAAGAGCGAGATCTGCGCTGGATCCGCGATGAGTTTTTGGAATCCCGCATGAACTTTGGAAAGCGGGTCGTCCATGGTCACTGCCCGGAAGAAGAGCCACAGGTGCGGGCCAATAGAATTGGCGTGGATACCGGCGCCTATATTACAGGCGTGCTCACCGCAGCAGTCCTGCAGGGAACAGAAGTTTCTTTCCTGCATACATAA
- a CDS encoding ABC transporter ATP-binding protein (Derived by automated computational analysis using gene prediction method: Protein Homology.), which produces MAHGITDDTEVAEVPAPREPAPGGNQPAAIEANNLRKVYKAANGQPAKEALKSLNLSIPRGSFFGLLGPNGAGKSTFINILAGLVMKTSGSATIWGFDTDVNPRQARASIGIVPQELNIDPFFTPYEAMELQAGLYGVPKSERRTMEILQAMGLEDKADAYARTLSGGMRRRLLVAKAMVHNPPILVLDEPTAGVDIELRRQLWEHIEELHARGTTVVLTTHYLEEAQALCDQIAIINHGEVVACESTPDLLARIDEKRVVIRPATPLSSVPASLSARGAVLRDDGDLALVYNPDVDSMSALLADIGAAGIEIADLSTEEAALEDVFLQLTSGK; this is translated from the coding sequence ATGGCGCACGGAATCACAGACGATACAGAGGTTGCCGAAGTGCCTGCTCCGCGTGAACCGGCGCCGGGCGGCAATCAGCCTGCTGCCATCGAAGCCAATAATCTTCGCAAGGTCTACAAGGCCGCCAATGGCCAGCCTGCCAAAGAGGCACTGAAAAGTCTCAATCTCTCCATACCTCGCGGGTCGTTTTTCGGACTGCTTGGACCTAATGGCGCTGGCAAGTCGACCTTCATCAATATCCTAGCGGGCCTGGTCATGAAGACGTCTGGTTCCGCCACTATTTGGGGCTTTGACACAGACGTCAATCCGCGCCAGGCACGGGCGTCCATCGGTATCGTGCCGCAGGAGCTCAATATTGACCCGTTCTTCACGCCCTATGAGGCAATGGAGCTGCAGGCGGGTCTCTATGGTGTTCCGAAATCTGAACGCCGCACGATGGAAATTCTGCAGGCGATGGGGTTGGAAGACAAAGCAGATGCCTATGCCCGCACACTCTCCGGCGGCATGCGGCGACGGCTCCTGGTCGCCAAAGCCATGGTCCATAATCCACCCATTCTGGTGCTCGATGAGCCGACGGCAGGCGTTGATATTGAGCTTCGGCGCCAGCTTTGGGAACACATCGAGGAGCTACATGCGCGGGGCACAACAGTGGTTTTGACCACCCACTATCTGGAAGAGGCGCAGGCGCTGTGCGACCAGATCGCAATCATCAATCATGGCGAGGTGGTCGCTTGCGAATCCACACCGGATCTGCTGGCTCGAATTGACGAAAAACGTGTTGTTATTCGCCCGGCGACACCCCTCTCTTCTGTGCCTGCTTCGCTTTCTGCCCGCGGGGCGGTGCTTCGTGATGATGGGGATCTGGCGCTTGTTTACAATCCGGACGTGGATTCCATGTCGGCCCTGCTCGCCGATATCGGCGCGGCTGGTATTGAGATCGCTGACCTGTCGACGGAAGAAGCTGCGCTTGAAGACGTTTTCCTACAGCTCACATCAGGAAAATAG
- a CDS encoding outer membrane beta-barrel protein (Derived by automated computational analysis using gene prediction method: Protein Homology.), with the protein MNSSNRVSALTLIATSLATTIAISSPALAEDGFPAIADQRGTHVLDRERPEFDAVGIRAGSFMLYPELELGVTYDDNVFGTQNNTDSDIYYGVSPSVSIESDFGRHELNFNGYTDSRFYSSDTSEDRFDWGVAADGTLDVSQFTQIQANVGYDELTEDRTSTNRVAGGIEPTEYNVFNAGITFNQRFNRLTASVGARYTENDYDDDAAIGGGVIDQDFRDYEKLEIPVRLSYDVSPDTSIFVAGSYNTREYDQQPPAVAVNRDSNGYDVGIGAAFDFTNLIRGEAFLGYLEQEYDQVGFQKVDGIDFGLNGEWYASELTTVTAGINRSVEESSSAGSSGHLDTTYEVGIAHELQRNIILIADASYLDVEFEGITRDDETISAGVGVQYLVNRNADLELGYDYTSRDSSAIGQDYDKSVVGLSLILKM; encoded by the coding sequence ATGAATAGTTCTAATCGAGTATCCGCACTAACCTTAATCGCCACATCCTTGGCGACAACAATCGCGATCTCTTCTCCCGCTTTGGCGGAAGATGGCTTTCCTGCAATTGCTGATCAGCGCGGTACGCACGTGCTGGACCGCGAGCGTCCTGAGTTTGATGCCGTCGGGATCCGGGCTGGGTCATTCATGCTCTATCCGGAGCTTGAGCTTGGCGTGACCTATGATGACAATGTGTTTGGTACACAGAACAATACAGACAGCGACATCTATTACGGTGTAAGCCCAAGCGTTTCGATCGAAAGTGATTTCGGCCGTCACGAATTGAACTTCAACGGCTATACAGACTCGCGCTTCTATTCGTCTGACACATCAGAGGATCGTTTCGATTGGGGCGTCGCAGCAGACGGCACACTTGATGTCAGCCAATTCACTCAGATCCAGGCAAATGTCGGCTATGACGAGCTGACCGAAGACCGGACTTCCACAAACCGTGTTGCTGGCGGCATCGAGCCTACAGAGTATAATGTCTTCAATGCAGGCATCACGTTCAATCAACGCTTCAACCGTCTAACGGCATCTGTTGGTGCGCGCTACACGGAAAACGATTATGACGATGACGCGGCAATCGGCGGCGGGGTTATTGATCAGGATTTCCGTGATTACGAGAAGCTAGAGATCCCTGTTCGCTTGAGCTACGACGTGTCGCCCGACACAAGCATCTTCGTGGCAGGGTCTTACAACACGCGTGAATATGACCAGCAGCCTCCAGCCGTCGCTGTGAACCGAGACTCAAATGGCTATGATGTTGGCATTGGTGCAGCCTTTGACTTCACAAATCTCATTCGGGGTGAGGCATTCCTAGGCTATCTCGAGCAGGAATATGACCAGGTTGGCTTCCAGAAAGTGGACGGCATTGACTTCGGGTTGAACGGGGAGTGGTACGCAAGCGAACTCACCACGGTGACAGCTGGGATCAACCGCAGCGTTGAAGAGTCGTCTTCAGCAGGTTCTTCGGGCCACCTGGACACCACTTATGAAGTCGGCATCGCACACGAACTGCAGCGGAACATTATTTTGATCGCAGATGCGTCTTACTTGGACGTGGAATTTGAAGGCATTACGCGGGATGATGAAACCATCTCTGCCGGTGTAGGCGTGCAGTATCTGGTGAACAGGAATGCTGATCTGGAACTCGGATATGATTATACCAGCCGGGACTCTTCTGCGATCGGTCAGGACTATGACAAGAGTGTTGTTGGGCTCTCGCTCATACTGAAAATGTAG
- a CDS encoding WHG domain-containing protein (Derived by automated computational analysis using gene prediction method: Protein Homology.) has product MDIVNIKTYAESMSTTPTYHHGNLREAILEAAFGLLDEDGVDGVTIRAVARIIGVAHSAPANHFKTRKALLTALATRTFEELTLAIRKGVQQGSGDRRERLKVFADTVISFGLAEPNRYRLLWRPDCLIVDDPDLLAQMDALYEPLIDLFEQGNQNGQMSAETAGIALWSLVHGYVSLRLDGNLIALDDEVSGEPRERAIVDALLGGIAPK; this is encoded by the coding sequence ATGGACATTGTCAATATCAAAACCTATGCTGAATCCATGTCCACCACCCCCACCTACCACCACGGCAACCTGCGTGAGGCCATTCTGGAGGCAGCGTTTGGGCTTTTGGACGAGGACGGCGTTGATGGCGTGACAATCCGCGCCGTCGCCCGGATCATTGGTGTCGCCCATTCCGCTCCCGCCAACCATTTCAAAACGCGCAAAGCCCTGCTGACGGCACTGGCAACGCGCACGTTTGAGGAGCTCACGCTCGCTATTCGTAAAGGGGTCCAGCAAGGATCTGGGGACCGCCGTGAGAGGCTGAAAGTCTTCGCCGACACGGTCATTTCTTTCGGGCTCGCCGAGCCAAACCGATACCGACTGCTCTGGCGGCCCGATTGTCTGATCGTCGATGATCCGGACCTGTTGGCACAGATGGACGCGCTCTACGAACCGCTGATTGACCTGTTCGAACAAGGCAATCAGAACGGTCAAATGAGCGCGGAAACAGCGGGGATCGCTCTTTGGTCCCTGGTGCATGGCTATGTATCGCTTCGCCTGGACGGTAACCTTATCGCCCTTGATGATGAGGTATCTGGGGAGCCGCGCGAGCGTGCTATTGTGGACGCACTGCTCGGCGGGATTGCCCCTAAATAG